The Podospora pseudocomata strain CBS 415.72m chromosome 1 map unlocalized CBS415.72m_1, whole genome shotgun sequence genome has a segment encoding these proteins:
- a CDS encoding uncharacterized protein (EggNog:ENOG503NYEY; COG:S), whose product MVLLHSLGLLVFLTSTAVSHPQPSPAPVFTTTCQGKTYTYNELAGFGSIPSDARDKFGDTLSIGSSAAITNWKKRSPPGKNKQPYYTGTLYGLPDRGWNTQGTQNTIPRVHTFDVTFTPSPPSSSQSPPLPPNLLFKYKSTILLTSPTGDPLTGLDPDSIITLPNLPPLPASTFPGDGFGGPGPGGKRIAIDAEGLVLNEDGTFWISDEYGPYIYLFSPSGKMLDVIAPPDALLPLRNGTLSFSSDNAPIFDSGKRPVPANPSQGRSNNQGFEGLTASPDGRKLWVMLQSAGRLEGGQNAATRRHARLLRYDVAKGKGKGKGGKTVEYSGEWVVPLPTFTDGQGRTRVAAQSEIKYISEKQLLVLPRDSGVGACTDSPTSVYRHVDVIDIGRATDVKGGRYDAFNASIAGADGVLKPEITPATLCPWIDFNINSQLNKFGLRNGPPALPTKSLLNEKWESLVLVPVDNGKKDEYFLIAISDNDFITQNGFINNGKIPYKDASGCSLNQQALVFRVTLPKKSKPLIG is encoded by the exons atggtcctcctccacagcctaGGCTTGCTCGTCTTCTTGACGAGCACCGCCGTCtcacaccctcagccatcaCCTGCTCCCGTCTTCACGACAACATGCCAAGGCAAAACATACACCTACAACGAACTCGCAGGCTTCGGCTCCATCCCCTCCGACGCCAGAGATAAATTCGGCGACACCCTCAGCATCGGCTCCTcagccgccatcaccaactggaAAAAGCGATCACCCCCCGgcaaaaacaaacaaccctACTACACCGGCACCCTCTACGGCCTCCCAGACCGAGGCTGGAACACCCAAGGcacccaaaacaccatcccccGCGTCCACACATTTGACGTAAccttcaccccttcccccccatcatcatcccaatccccacccctcccacccaacctcctcttcaaatacaaatccaccatcctcctcacctccccaaccggCGAccccctcaccggcctcgacCCAGACAGCATCATtaccctccccaacctcccccccctccccgcatcAACCTTCCCCGGGGATGGCTTCGGCGGTCCAGGACCAGGTGGGAAACGCATCGCTATCGATGCCGAAGGTCTAGTCCTCAACGAAGACGGCACATTCTGGATAAGCGACGAATACGGCCCGTACATCtacctcttctcccccagtGGGAAAATGCTTGATGTTATCGCGCCACCTGATGCTTTGCTGCCGTTGAGAAACGGCACCCTCAGTTTCAGCAGTGACAACGCCCCTATCTTTGACTCGGGCAAGCGGCCTGTTCCTGCTAACCCAAGTCAGGGACGGTCGAATAACcaggggtttgaggggttgaCCGCCAGTCCtgatgggaggaagctgTGGGTTATGTTGCAGAGtgcggggaggttggaggggggtcAGAATGCTGCGACGAGGAGACATGCTCGGTTGTTGAGGTATGATGTTGCCAAGGgtaaggggaaggggaagggggggaagacgGTGGAATATTCTGGCGAGTGGGTTGTGCCTTTGCCTACGTTTACCGATGGGcaggggaggacgagggtggCGGCGCAGAGTGAGATTAAGTATATCAGTGAGAAGCAGCTTCTGGTCCTGCCGAGGGATAGCGGGGTGGGTGCTTGCACGGATAGCCCGACGAGTGTGTACAGGCATGTGGATGTGATTGATATTGGGAGGGCGACGGatgtgaagggggggaggtatgATGCGTTTAATGCTTCGATTGCGGGTGCAG ATGGTGTTTTGAAACCAGAGATAACACCTGCCACGCTCTGCCCATGGATCGacttcaacatcaactctCAGCTAAACAAGTTTGGGTTGAGAAATGGACCGCCAGCGCTGCCAACAAAGAGCCTCTTGAACGAAAAGTGGGAGAGCTTGGTACTGGTTCCAGTGGACAATGGCAAGAAGGATGAGTACTTCCTGATTGCGATCTCTGATAATGACTTTATCACGCAGAATG GATTTATCAACAATGGCAAGATCCCTTACAAAGATGCGAGTGGGTGTAGCTTGAACCAACAGGCCTTGGTGTTCAGGGTGACATTGCCAAAGAAGAGTAAGCCTTTGATCGGATAG
- a CDS encoding uncharacterized protein (COG:P; EggNog:ENOG503NUMR) — protein MAAPRTNGINPAEATNNETAPLIPHHSHDHNHHHRTPTLFPIPHEGESGRTGFHPSHFFLVLWRSSSPISSFVNLLFPFVIAAFISRIFFSHSHPLWTFALSYIGMIPSANLLGFAGQELARKMPKVAGILIETTFGSIVEIILFVVLIINHDEKEEGGNMVPIIQAAILGSILTNLLLCLGVCFFVGGIRHVSQRFHAIVSEVGSGLLLVAAFGLLIPSAFYSALKSEAKTVEVVIGEGVKVVVPLEHSDDFTLGKLEDDVLQISRATSVALILSFFMYIWYCASSQHSIFDEVIEADEHRDADREADMEKPKFTATEAVIALLLSLACVTALLIFLVDEIEHVVHSGVPDQFLGLILLPLVEKAAEHLTAIDEAWDGVINVALYHCLGPSIQTALFNGPLVVIVGWTLGKPMDLNFEIFMIGLLVLSILVISNFLRDGESNWLEGALLVIVYAITAIACWYYPNPDVASSNSLQQLELINGTVANTIEGLRQAFTGV, from the exons ATGGCAGCTCCCCGAACAAACGGCATCAACCCAGCCGAAGCCACCAACAATGAAACcgcccccctcatcccccaccacagccacgatcacaaccaccaccaccgcacccCAActctcttccccatccctcaTGAAGGTGAATCCGGCCGCACAGGCTTCCACCCTTcccacttcttcctcgtcctctggcGCAGCTCgtcccccatctccagcttcgtcaacctcctcttccccttcgtCATCGCCGCCTTCATCTCCcgcatcttcttctcccactcccacccacTATGGACCTTCGCCCTAAGCTACATAGGCATGATCCCCTCTGCCAATCTCCTCGGTTTTGCCGGACAAGAGCTCGCGAGAAAGATGCCCAAGGTTGCAGGGATTCTAATCGAGACAACATTCGGCTCGATCGTGGAGATTATCCTGTTTGTGGTCTTGATCATCAACCATGACgagaaagaggaaggggggaacaTGGTCCCTATCATCCAGGCGGCGATCTTGGGGagcatcctcaccaacctgCTCTTGTGCTTGGGAGTCTGCTTTTTCGTCGGCGGGATAAGGCATGTCAGCCAGAGGTTCCACGCGATTGTGTCAGAGGTTGGAAGCGGGTTGTTGCTTGTGGCCGCGTTTGGGCTTTTGATCCCTAGCGCGTTTTACTCTGCGCTCAAGTCGGAGgcgaagacggtggaggtggtaattggggagggggtgaaagTTGTTGTGCCTTTGGAGCATAGTGATGATTTCACATTGGGGAAGTTGGAAGATGATGTCCTTCAAATCAGCAGGGCGACGTCTGTTGCGTTGATTCTGAGCTTTTTCATGTACATCTGGTACTGCGCAAGCAGTCAGCACAGCATCTTTGACGAGGTGATCGAGGCGGATGAGCACAGGGATGCCGATCGGGAGGCAGATATGGAGAAGCCAAAGTTTACTGCTACCGAGGCGGTGATAGCGTTGCTTCTGTCGTTGGCGTGTGTCACGGCATTGCTGATATTCCTGGTCGATGAGATTGAACATGTGGTGCATAGCGGTGTGCCGGATCAGTTCTTGGGTTTGATCTTGTTGCCGTTGGTTGAAAAAGCAGCGGAGCATTTGACTGCAATCGACGAGGCTTGGG ATGGTGTGATCAATGTTGCGCTGTATCACTGCCTGGGACCCTCCATCCAGACAGCGCTCTTCAATGGCCCACTGGTGGTCATCGTTGGATGGACTTTGGGCAAGCCCATGGATCTCAACTTTGAGATATTCATGATCGGGTTGCTTGTCTTGTCGATCCTAGTAATAAGCAACTTCCTGCGAGATGGGGAGTCCAACTGGCTCGAGGGTGCTCTTCTTGTG ATCGTCTATGCCATCACAGCAATTGCCTGCTGGTACTATCCCAATCCCGACGTAGCATCATCCAACAGTCTACAACAACTGGAACTAATCAACGGAACTGTCGCAAATACCATCGAGGGGTTGAGGCAAGCATTTACCGGAGTGTAA
- a CDS encoding uncharacterized protein (EggNog:ENOG503PHZ0), producing the protein MAEEFEDLDVFAYGPYLSKDDVSGRTTGVRCAGSGCYGGAATDINVLEIHFNNNPLYHWTTYKDRGHPYKMYGLDGRTYGECILFPGVNFHHLRFAETRSGVRKFRCLTQFTAAQIRAADR; encoded by the exons ATGGCAGAGGAATTTGAAGACTTGGAC GTCTTCGCCTACGGCCCCTACCTCTCCAAAGACGACGTCTCAGGCCGCACGACCGGCGTGCGATGTGCCGGCAGCGGCTGCTACGGCGGTGCCGCCACTGACATCAACGTTCTCGAGATTCATTTCAACAACAATCCCCTTTACCACTGGA ccaCCTACAAAGACAGAGGCCACCCCTACAAAATGTACGGCCTCGACGGCAGAACCTACGGGGAGTGCATCCTCTTTCCCGGCGTCAACTTCCACCATTTGAGGTTCGCCGAGACTCGGAGCGGCGTCCGCAAGTTTCGCTGTTTGACGCAGTTTACTGCTGCGCAGATCAGGGCTgcagataggtag
- a CDS encoding uncharacterized protein (COG:S; EggNog:ENOG503P6XS) → MARMRSFARLVAIASLSQITAASFWTATEIYVERQYASPYGCDRPGGFTQTIASCTTTETRNPLLVTHTSLLPDITPTSTTTSYYSSWDLDVVQYHYPTDAYPKSDLATYDGYGLSTHTWLVDVTLTAPTSCPTPFEYTTETNLEYWAYVPSVLTPIMSSKASVETHVMTRVDEMYSYVSPNYEGIRYTTTSHMTYTTFHVKATDLPPIRRPESQGSTYYDDIYYNYMRHCFLPGEEDPRIRAANCPYTYAGQCSKIKPWILILAIALPIIFLIGFVENYFWFTRLMQGKGCFRCGTVAWCFLIYLFMIFFVTYEHKRSPEDQERLRLLWKGMPLGMRLKLWLEWGFRQKYPEHLLGSRVPVNVQEGMEMRQTGGGGGGGGGRARGGAGDLDGDMLLPAYPGPPSSSIGDAHSMESGNTSAHRGPVLGNPNAVLGPVLGSGSVVIGPTMTSVQPTPASPRRQETDERIGDGVIRAV, encoded by the coding sequence ATGGCACGAATGCGGTCGTTCGCGCGGCTTGTGGCTATAGCCAGTCTATCCCAGATAACAGCGGCGAGTTTCTGGACTGCAACGGAGATATACGTCGAACGCCAATATGCCAGCCCTTATGGCTGCGACAGGCCTGGTGGTTTCACTCAAACGATTGCCTCATGCACAACAACAGAGACCCGGAATCCTTTGCTGGTGACACATACAAGCCTACTACCCGACATaacaccaacctcaaccacaacaagCTATTATTCGTCCTGGGATCTGGACGTAGTCCAATACCATTATCCCACCGACGCATATCCCAAATCCGATCTGGCAACCTACGATGGCTACGGACTTTCGACCCATACGTGGCTTGTCGACGTGACCTTGACCGCGCCAACGAGCTGCCCGACCCCCTTTGAATACACCACAGAAACCAACCTCGAGTATTGGGCATACGTTCCGTCAGTGCTGACCCCGATCATGAGCTCCAAAGCCAGCGTCGAAACACATGTCATGACACGGGTAGATGAAATGTATAGTTACGTCAGCCCCAACTATGAAGGGATACGGTATACGACGACGTCGCACATGACCTACACGACTTTCCACGTCAAAGCAACCGACCTCCCCCCTATACGCAGGCCAGAATCGCAGGGCTCCACATACTATGATGACATCTACTACAACTACATGAGGCACTGCTTCCTCCCAGGCGAAGAGGATCCCCGGATCAGAGCAGCCAATTGTCCTTACACCTACGCCGGACAATGCAGCAAGATCAAGCCCTggatcctcatcctcgccataGCCCTCCctatcatcttcctcatcggCTTTGTCGAAAACTACTTCTGGTTCACTCGCTTGATGCAAGGAAAAGGCTGCTTCCGCTGCGGGACAGTGGCCTGGTGTTTTCTCATCTATCTGTTCATGATCTTCTTCGTGACATACGAACACAAGCGAAGTCCCGAAGATCAGGAACGGTTGAGGCTTCTGTGGAAGGGGATGCCTTTGGGGATGAGATTGAAGTTGTGGCTCGAGTGGGGGTTCAGACAGAAGTATCCTGAGCACTTGCTGGGGAGTCGGGTGCCGGTTAATGTGCAAGAGGGTATGGAGATGAGACaaactggtggtggtggtggaggaggagggggtaggGCGAGAGGGGGGGCGGGTGACTTGGACGGTGATATGCTTTTGCCTGCTTATCCTGGGCCTCCTTCGTCGAGCATTGGCGATGCTCATTCGATGGAGAGTGGGAACACTTCTGCCCACCGCGGCCCGGTCTTGGGCAATCCGAATGCGGTGCTTGGGCCTGTGCTGGGTTCTGGGTCTGTGGTCATTGGGCCGACGATGACTTCAGTGCAGCCGACGCCTGCTTCGCCGCGGCGGCAAGAGACGGATGAGAGGATAGGGGATGGCGTCATCAGGGCGGTTTAA
- a CDS encoding uncharacterized protein (EggNog:ENOG503PYEI), with the protein MTTRYTVQVEEADSDIKTLHGNAYLLQVAKAVATGGKASVNVVYASKLLAPHMNVQWTTVYGINWATEMPAQGATVTYSGKWKQCNLGDSYTLTQDGVWAATQENPNAKENALNIASNDYEVPVHVLVGVQDPSTKMWTPIWFGNNKLLKGSHGEYEPIETVNIWYQQGDQTATMISNQATSIQSYDMPASHPVYFSYDAAKGKWRTPQDVTFNFP; encoded by the exons ATGACGACTCGCTATACTGTCCAGGTCGAGGAGGCTGACTCCGACATCAAGACATTGCACGGCAATGCGTATCTGCTCCAGGTCGCCAAAGCTGTTGCAACTGGCGGCAAAGCCTCGGTCAATGTGGTCTACGCCTCCAAGCTCCTCGCTCCCCACATGAATGTTCAGTGGACCACGGTTTACGGCATCAACTGGGCCACCGAGATGCCGGCCCAAGGAGCGACCGTCACCTACAGTGGCAAATGGAAGCAGTGCAACCTGGGCGATTCCTACACCCTGACCCAGGACGGTGTTTGGGCTGCCACACAGGAGAACCCCAATGCCAAGGAGAATGCCCTGAACATTGCCTCCAACGACTACGAAGTTCCGGTCCATGTCCTTGTCGGCGTGCAAGACCCCAGCACCAAGATGTGGACACCG ATCTGGTTtggcaacaacaagctcTTGAAGGGTTCCCACGGAGAATATGAGCCGATTGAGACCGTCAACATCTGGTATCAGCAGGGCGACCAGACCGCCACCATGATTTCCAACCAGGCGACCTCAATCCAGTCTTACGATATGCCGGCTTCGCACCCAGTTTACTTTTCGTATGACGCGGCCAAGGGCAAGTGGCGTACCCCTCAGGATGTCACCTTCAACTTCCCTTGA
- a CDS encoding uncharacterized protein (EggNog:ENOG503P41H), which translates to MDDHSFLFKFVPTEDKYISLLTGVVASVVKASVNYQKIAEGFSLALVEMSENLRFVQKKTKVANTREMQRLVVALYVQVFKFLCHAMSFFHKRHKRFLASFNKGFYDKTVKAMVDGIQKTIGDIRNEAQHTTELRIEYMHQRFNDMEPVLVTLQRLGIQAHADSQQQVNAKLAAAALGFQRLGENAVQQLEGLENQATHDIAAQPPQRTSNILPISSAEESANKPEMPTYKPTAKLSNGGESANPTQETIPDCQRIQQYAEALRIYIESDAELHIDEFRRQQTMIPEEVYTALRRWIFNTESRMMWIEGPSLPGVSTLSKIAVTAVNQVMNAQLPCIAHFCKSRYSFARSDSRSGLNHSGAAVISLFYSIIRQLTYLLSTQGPITGISLDYREFEKLDGKLHSLPTALSIMRALLEHAPPTITWVIDGLQYARDQVSNGYLWDFTQLLREQKTKRLCKVLFTTSGRSQVLDRCTTVQERADASRLVQARGGRAYPGGMPL; encoded by the exons ATGGACGATCACTCCTTCTTGTTCAAATTTGTTCCAACAGAGGACAAATACATCAGCCTCCTGACTGGAGTCGTGGCATCTGTCGTCAAGGCCTCGGTCAACTATCAAAAGATTGCCGAAGGATTTTCACTTGCACTGGTGGAAATGAGCGAGAACCTGAGATTTGtgcaaaagaaaaccaaggTGGCAAACACAAGAGAGATGCAAAGGCTTGTGGTGGCACTGTACGTCCAAGTCTTCAAATTCCTCTGCCATGCCATGTCCTTTTTCCACAAACGGCACAAAAGATTTCTGGCCTCATTCAACAAAGGATTCTACGACAAGACGGTCAAAGCAATGGTCGACGGTATCCAAAAGACTATCGGTGATATCCGCAACGAAGCACAACACACCACTGAGCTCCGCATCGAGTACATGCACCAAAGGTTCAATGACATGGAGCCAGTTTTGGTCACGCTGCAACGACTTGGAATCCAGGCTCACGCGGACAGCCAACAGCAGGTCAATGCGAAACTTGCTGCAGCCGCACTTGGGTTTCAGAGATTGGGCGAAAATGCTGTACAGCAGCTCGAAGGGCTAGAGAATCAAGCCACGCACG ACATCGCTGCGCAGCCTCCACAGAGAACTTCGAATATCCTGCCCATCTCGTCTGCCGAAGAGTCAGCAAACAAGCCAGAAATGCCCACATACAAGCCCACGGCGAAACTATCCAATGGAGGAGAATCGGCGAATCCTACACAGG AGACCATCCCCGATTGCCAGCGAATCCAACAATACGCCGAAGCTCTCAGAATCTACATTGAGAGTGACGCAGAGCTCCACATAGATGAGTTCCGCAGACAGCAGACCATGATCCCCGAGGAGGTGTATACCGCACTCAGGAGATGGATCTTCAACACTGAGTCTCGGATGATGTGGATCGAAGGCCCCTCTTTGCCTGGCGTTTCCACACTCTCCAAGATAGCAGTGACAGCCGTCAATCAAGTCATGAACGCCCAACTTCCTTGCATTGCGCACTTCTGCAAATCCCGATACAGCTTCGCCAGGAGTGACAGCAGATCCGGATTGAACCACAGTGGCGCGGCAGTTATATCCCTCTTCTACTCCATCATTCGCCAACTCACCTACCTGCTTTCAACACAGGGGCCCATAACTGGCATAAGCCTCGACTACCGCGAGTTCGAAAAGCTCGACGGAAAACTGCACAGCCTCCCCACTGCGTTGAGCATCATGAGGGCGCTCCTCGAACACGCACCGCCCACCATCACATGGGTCATCGACGGGCTTCAGTATGCAAGGGACCAGGTTAGCAACGGATACCTTTGGGATTTCACCCAGCTCTTGCGTGAGCAGAAAACGAAACGTTTATGCAAGGTCCTTTTCACAACTAGTGGACGGAGTCAAGTGCTAGATCGATGCACAACAGTGCAAGAGAGGGCTGACGCGTCCAGGCTGGTGCAggcaaggggaggaagagcatACCCTGGTGGAATGCCCCTGTAG
- a CDS encoding uncharacterized protein (EggNog:ENOG503P4FA; COG:Q) → MASGTLVTCLAGVGAAAVLRVLYWASQFVLYHFWRPSKSLTAYKRASGDSYALITGASAGIGLAIARAIVRQGFGVVLLGHLPDELASAAKSLNSPLVRTLVVNARTATPEELSAAVESISDLNISILVNNVGGFPMADPPIRPLSTLSTAELDGFVDMNARSWHV, encoded by the coding sequence ATGGCCTCCGGAACCCTCGTCACCTGTCTCGCCGGCGTCGGAGCAGCCGCCGTGCTCCGGGTTCTATACTGGGCATCGCAATTCGTCCTCTACCACTTCTGGCGCCCTTCCAAATCCCTCACAGCCTACAAGCGCGCCAGCGGTGACAGCTACGCCCTCATCACCGGAGCCAGCGCCGGCATCGGTCTCGCCATCGCCCGCGCCATCGTCCGTCAAGGCTTCGGTgttgtcctcctcggccacctCCCAGACGAACTTGCCTCGGCCGCCAAAAGTCTCAATTCCCCGCTTGTGCGCACCCTCGTCGTCAATGCCCGCACCGCGACCCCGGAGGAGCTCTCGGCAGCGGTCGAGTCCATTTCGGACCTTAATATCTCCATTCTCGTCAACAATGTCGGCGGTTTTCCCATGGCTGATCCGCCGATCCGACCTCTCAGCACCCTCAGCACTGCCGAGTTGGATGGTTTCGTTGACATGAACGCCCGTTCATGGCACGTCTGA